The following proteins are encoded in a genomic region of Micrococcaceae bacterium Sec5.8:
- a CDS encoding DUF3488 and transglutaminase-like domain-containing protein, translating to MTMTPQRSDAPAGPAGAAAGRGAEPAGPGAGPGKARVRKKVGPQPWLMALAVSVAVAGAALSLNGVLRGWAWYSPALSTVLTVAFTMAGLRALRWRSLPVTAGALTSLVLILTFTFFRPQSTAGFLPSGATMTQLGRYVRRASETILAESAPVAPNAGIVLFVCAALGLTVILVDALAYPLALPATSGLGILAVLIVPAMIKPQSVGVLAFAAAACGYLLILGCSHWFAPDARTGTEAVRNPGQFRRGALTGAAALAATLVLQLVTPGFDQGSFPQGSRLNPFGPASGLNPMISLGNSLRSPSGDGRITYATNAASTPYLRSVTVDSFNGDNWAPDDRDETRRLGTGRLDAGLEPAATEVRVVTAVNTGQFTSPYLPVPYAPEAVNGLTGRWSWDPATLSIKGVDTNSRDQQYVALSVAPQLTADLLAQATGPVQGVSEEFIRTPDNVPEIVRTTAETVTAGSATPYARAMALQRYLRSVNFTYSLQSPVQGGYDGNGLSVLADFLTQKSGYCIHFASAMAVMARLEGIPSRIAVGYAPGRPTGSTVSIGGQGALPEYEVDARDAHAWPELYFQGLGWVPFEPTPSRGVVPAYASDAAAPSGASTNETNDGLLPDRSPVPSAVPSVAPVPLPGAAARPDAAGALLPALYGTAVLLLLGLLLASPHLARGAVRRRRLSASGLTGSAGAAATALQAWAELRDLSKDYGVAPRISETPRHFSDRLRSSGALGEPQGLDADGHQAVRSLTADFERREYGRPGEGTAVAGSAVALIAAVRASLDGNAGRLVRFRAAWLPPSILAAWRYGASAPFRFVRRTAQRTRRGLAQAWSRARAALRRVRWLRRS from the coding sequence ATGACCATGACACCACAGCGCAGCGATGCACCCGCCGGCCCGGCCGGAGCGGCTGCGGGGCGCGGCGCTGAACCCGCCGGCCCGGGAGCCGGCCCCGGGAAGGCCAGGGTGCGGAAGAAGGTGGGCCCGCAGCCGTGGCTGATGGCCCTGGCAGTGTCCGTCGCCGTCGCCGGCGCGGCGCTGAGCCTGAACGGAGTGCTGCGGGGCTGGGCGTGGTACTCCCCTGCGCTCTCGACAGTCCTGACAGTGGCCTTCACGATGGCCGGGCTCCGTGCCCTGCGCTGGCGCAGCCTCCCGGTGACAGCCGGTGCGTTGACTTCGTTGGTGCTGATCCTGACGTTCACTTTCTTCCGCCCGCAGAGCACTGCCGGGTTCCTTCCCTCCGGCGCCACCATGACCCAGCTGGGCCGGTATGTGCGCCGGGCCAGCGAGACCATCCTCGCGGAGAGCGCGCCGGTGGCCCCCAACGCGGGGATTGTCCTCTTCGTTTGCGCCGCCCTCGGGCTGACGGTGATCCTGGTCGACGCCCTTGCGTATCCCCTGGCCCTGCCTGCCACGAGCGGCCTCGGGATCCTGGCCGTCCTGATCGTTCCGGCCATGATCAAGCCCCAGAGCGTCGGCGTGCTGGCATTCGCCGCGGCCGCCTGCGGCTACCTGCTGATCCTCGGCTGCAGCCACTGGTTCGCACCCGACGCACGGACCGGCACGGAGGCCGTACGGAACCCGGGCCAGTTCCGTCGGGGTGCCCTGACCGGCGCCGCGGCGCTGGCCGCAACGCTTGTGCTCCAGCTGGTGACGCCGGGTTTTGACCAGGGATCCTTCCCGCAGGGCTCGCGGTTGAATCCGTTTGGGCCGGCCTCGGGCCTCAACCCCATGATCAGCCTGGGCAACAGCCTGCGCAGCCCCTCCGGTGACGGACGGATCACGTATGCCACCAATGCTGCCAGCACTCCGTACCTGCGCTCAGTGACCGTGGACAGCTTTAACGGCGATAACTGGGCGCCGGATGATCGCGACGAAACGCGCCGCCTGGGCACGGGGCGGCTGGATGCAGGCCTGGAGCCGGCAGCCACGGAAGTCCGGGTGGTCACCGCGGTCAATACCGGCCAGTTCACCAGCCCCTACCTGCCGGTACCGTATGCCCCGGAGGCGGTCAACGGCCTCACGGGCCGGTGGAGCTGGGATCCCGCCACGCTCAGCATCAAGGGTGTGGACACTAATTCCCGCGACCAGCAGTATGTGGCACTCTCGGTGGCACCCCAGCTCACCGCGGACCTGCTGGCACAGGCCACGGGGCCGGTGCAGGGCGTCTCGGAGGAGTTCATCCGCACGCCGGATAACGTCCCGGAAATTGTGCGGACGACCGCTGAGACCGTGACCGCGGGAAGCGCCACCCCCTACGCCCGGGCCATGGCCCTTCAGCGGTACCTGCGCTCGGTCAATTTCACCTACTCGCTGCAATCCCCGGTACAGGGCGGCTATGACGGCAACGGGTTGTCCGTGCTGGCGGATTTCCTCACCCAGAAGAGCGGCTATTGCATCCACTTCGCCTCGGCCATGGCCGTGATGGCAAGGCTGGAAGGGATCCCCAGCCGTATTGCCGTCGGCTACGCCCCCGGCCGGCCCACCGGCTCCACAGTATCGATCGGAGGCCAGGGAGCCCTGCCGGAGTACGAGGTGGACGCCCGCGACGCGCACGCGTGGCCGGAACTGTACTTCCAGGGCCTCGGTTGGGTTCCTTTCGAGCCCACCCCGTCGCGGGGCGTGGTCCCGGCTTACGCCTCGGACGCCGCGGCGCCGAGCGGTGCCAGTACGAACGAGACCAACGATGGTCTGCTTCCGGACCGCAGCCCCGTCCCGTCGGCGGTGCCCAGTGTGGCGCCGGTGCCGTTGCCGGGGGCAGCAGCCCGGCCCGATGCTGCCGGTGCCCTGCTGCCGGCGCTCTACGGCACCGCGGTGCTGCTGCTCCTGGGCCTGCTGCTGGCATCCCCGCATCTGGCGCGCGGTGCGGTGCGCCGCCGCCGGCTTAGCGCGTCCGGCCTGACGGGTTCGGCCGGTGCAGCTGCCACGGCGTTGCAGGCATGGGCGGAACTGCGCGACCTGTCCAAGGATTACGGCGTAGCGCCGCGGATCAGCGAGACTCCGCGGCACTTCTCCGACAGGCTGCGCTCCTCGGGGGCGCTGGGCGAACCCCAGGGCCTGGATGCGGATGGCCACCAGGCCGTCCGGTCCCTGACGGCCGACTTTGAACGCCGTGAATACGGCAGGCCCGGGGAAGGGACAGCCGTCGCCGGATCTGCCGTCGCGCTGATTGCGGCGGTCCGCGCCTCGCTGGACGGGAACGCCGGCCGGCTTGTGCGCTTCCGTGCAGCCTGGCTGCCGCCCTCCATCCTTGCGGCGTGGCGGTATGGCGCATCGGCCCCCTTCCGCTTCGTGCGGCGCACAGCACAACGCACCCGGCGGGGACTGGCGCAGGCCTGGTCAAGGGCCCGCGCAGCGCTGCGCCGGGTGCGCTGGCTGCGTCGGAGCTGA
- a CDS encoding NAD-dependent succinate-semialdehyde dehydrogenase: MTAIAQPITAERESALLASVPTGLLIGGQWRPAASGKTFDVEDPSTGKVLLSIADAGPEDGAAALDAAAAAQESWAKVPARERGEILRRAFDMVTARAEDFALLMTLEMGKPLAEARGEVTYGSEFLRWFSEEAVRAFGRYSVSPDGKSRLLVTKKPVGPCLLITPWNFPLAMATRKVAPAVAAGCTMVLKSANLTPLTSQLFAAVMMEAGLPAGVLNVIPTSTAGATTGPLIKDARLRKLSFTGSTEVGRRLLADASENVLRTSMELGGNAPFVVFADADIDAAVTGAMLAKLRNMGEACTAANRFIVHESVADEFAAKFAAKMADMTTARGTEAESKVGPLIDAKSRDKVHELVSDAVSAGAVAVIGGAAVEGPGYFYQPTILKGVTEGTRILAEEIFGPVAPIITFDTEDEAVRLANNTEYGLVAYVFTKDLNRGIRMGERLETGMLGLNAGVVSNAAAPFGGVKQSGLGREGGLEGIEEYLYTQYIGIADPYAG; this comes from the coding sequence GTGACTGCAATTGCCCAGCCCATTACCGCGGAGCGCGAAAGCGCCCTGCTGGCTTCTGTTCCCACCGGTCTGTTGATCGGCGGCCAGTGGCGCCCGGCCGCCTCCGGCAAGACCTTCGACGTGGAGGATCCCTCGACGGGCAAGGTGCTGCTGAGCATTGCCGACGCCGGACCCGAGGACGGTGCCGCGGCGCTTGATGCGGCGGCCGCCGCGCAGGAGTCCTGGGCCAAGGTTCCGGCCCGTGAACGCGGGGAGATCCTGCGCCGTGCGTTCGACATGGTCACCGCCCGTGCAGAGGATTTCGCGTTGCTGATGACGCTGGAGATGGGCAAACCGCTCGCCGAGGCCCGCGGTGAGGTCACCTACGGCTCGGAGTTCCTGCGCTGGTTCTCCGAGGAAGCCGTCCGCGCGTTCGGCCGCTACTCGGTCTCCCCGGATGGTAAGTCCCGGCTGCTGGTAACGAAGAAGCCGGTGGGCCCCTGCCTGCTGATTACGCCCTGGAACTTCCCGCTGGCGATGGCGACACGCAAGGTGGCCCCGGCCGTTGCCGCCGGCTGCACCATGGTGTTGAAGTCCGCGAACCTGACGCCGCTGACCTCGCAGCTGTTCGCCGCCGTGATGATGGAGGCCGGGCTGCCCGCCGGAGTGCTGAACGTGATCCCCACGTCCACGGCCGGTGCGACGACGGGTCCGCTGATCAAGGACGCCCGGCTCCGGAAGCTTTCCTTCACCGGCTCCACCGAGGTGGGCCGCCGGCTGCTCGCCGACGCCTCCGAAAACGTGCTGCGCACCTCGATGGAACTCGGCGGCAACGCCCCGTTCGTCGTCTTCGCGGACGCCGACATTGACGCCGCCGTGACCGGGGCGATGCTGGCGAAGCTGCGGAACATGGGCGAGGCCTGCACGGCCGCAAACCGGTTCATCGTGCATGAGTCCGTCGCCGACGAGTTCGCGGCGAAGTTCGCCGCGAAGATGGCGGACATGACCACCGCCCGCGGCACCGAAGCGGAGTCCAAAGTGGGCCCGCTGATCGATGCGAAGAGCCGGGACAAGGTCCACGAACTCGTCTCCGACGCCGTGTCCGCCGGTGCGGTCGCGGTGATCGGCGGCGCCGCAGTCGAGGGCCCGGGCTACTTCTACCAGCCCACCATCCTCAAGGGCGTCACCGAGGGCACCCGGATCCTGGCCGAGGAAATCTTCGGCCCCGTCGCCCCGATCATCACCTTCGACACCGAGGACGAGGCCGTGAGGCTGGCCAACAACACCGAGTACGGTTTGGTGGCCTACGTCTTCACAAAGGACCTCAACAGGGGCATCCGGATGGGCGAACGCCTCGAGACCGGCATGCTGGGCCTGAACGCCGGCGTAGTCTCCAACGCGGCCGCGCCCTTCGGCGGCGTCAAGCAGTCCGGTCTGGGCCGCGAGGGCGGCCTGGAAGGCATCGAGGAATACCTCTACACGCAGTACATCGGCATCGCCGACCCCTACGCCGGTTAG
- a CDS encoding TatD family hydrolase → MITALTPVPFRAPGSDGSGRQGYPPAPEPLPVPVMDNHTHLDFPHNELKVSVAAALDAAEAVGVQGAVQVGCDLESSRFTVQAVQLDPRLLGAVALHPNDAPEYAGRGELEEALAEIEDLAAHPRIRAIGETGLDFFRTEGDGLAAQRYSFRRHIDIAKRLGLTLQIHDRDAHDDVVQVLREEGAPERVVFHCFSGGEELARTCNSEGWYMSFAGTVTFKNAANLRAALSIAEPERILVETDAPFLTPHPHRGRPNASYLVPYTVRAMANVTGWELSELCARIAQNTVQAYGSWD, encoded by the coding sequence ATGATCACCGCCCTCACTCCCGTCCCGTTCCGCGCGCCCGGCAGCGACGGTTCCGGCAGGCAGGGATACCCGCCCGCCCCCGAACCGCTTCCGGTGCCCGTCATGGATAACCACACCCACCTGGACTTCCCGCACAACGAGCTCAAGGTCAGCGTCGCCGCTGCTTTGGACGCCGCTGAGGCAGTCGGGGTGCAGGGTGCCGTGCAGGTGGGATGCGACCTTGAATCGTCGAGGTTCACCGTGCAGGCGGTTCAACTGGATCCCAGGCTGCTCGGTGCAGTTGCCCTGCACCCTAATGACGCGCCGGAGTACGCCGGCCGCGGCGAGTTGGAGGAGGCCCTGGCCGAGATTGAAGACCTCGCGGCGCACCCGCGGATCCGGGCCATCGGCGAGACCGGCCTGGACTTCTTCCGCACCGAAGGTGACGGGCTGGCCGCCCAGCGCTACTCCTTCCGCCGCCACATTGACATCGCCAAACGCCTCGGCCTGACGTTGCAGATCCACGACCGGGACGCCCACGACGACGTGGTGCAGGTGCTGCGGGAGGAGGGCGCCCCCGAACGGGTGGTTTTCCACTGCTTCTCCGGCGGGGAGGAACTCGCCCGGACCTGCAACAGCGAGGGCTGGTACATGTCCTTCGCCGGTACGGTAACTTTCAAGAACGCCGCCAACCTCCGGGCCGCCCTGTCCATAGCGGAGCCCGAGCGGATCCTGGTCGAAACGGACGCCCCCTTCCTCACCCCGCACCCCCACCGGGGCCGCCCCAATGCGAGCTATCTGGTCCCTTACACCGTGCGGGCCATGGCCAACGTGACTGGATGGGAACTCTCGGAACTCTGTGCCCGGATTGCCCAAAATACGGTGCAGGCCTACGGATCCTGGGACTGA
- a CDS encoding MoxR family ATPase has product MDYHRISLDEAPSEERNVGDDPALAGLRPAQPPAAMDAGTFRSASGRILAAINTVIDGKAEAARLALTVLLAQGHLLLEDVPGVGKTLLAKTLARTIDCSVSRIQFTPDLLPSDVTGVSIYNQASRSFEFRPGAVFANIVIGDEINRASAKTQSALLECMEEHQVTVDGTSYTLDEPFMVVATQNPIEMEGTYPLPEAQRDRFMARISMGYPDKDAEMEMLETHQATSPLAKVTAVVTADEVASMIATVRQVYVSQAIKDYTVSLGRATRESPLLRLGASPRSMLQLLRAAKATAALEGRDFVLPDDVVGVAEAVLAHRIILDRKAAGAGETAQGVIRAVLAKIPVSPDLAAAPGATLPNRR; this is encoded by the coding sequence ATGGACTACCACCGCATCTCTTTAGACGAAGCACCCTCTGAGGAGCGCAACGTCGGGGACGACCCCGCGCTGGCGGGGCTGCGGCCCGCCCAGCCGCCTGCCGCGATGGACGCCGGGACGTTCCGGTCCGCGAGCGGGCGCATCCTGGCGGCCATCAACACCGTGATCGACGGGAAAGCCGAGGCAGCCAGACTGGCGCTGACCGTCCTCCTCGCCCAGGGCCATCTGCTCCTCGAAGACGTCCCCGGGGTCGGCAAGACCCTGCTCGCCAAGACCCTGGCCCGCACCATCGACTGCTCGGTCAGCCGCATCCAATTCACCCCGGATCTGCTCCCCTCCGATGTCACCGGCGTGTCCATTTACAACCAGGCGTCCAGGTCCTTCGAGTTCCGGCCCGGCGCCGTGTTCGCCAACATTGTCATTGGCGATGAAATTAACCGCGCCTCTGCCAAGACCCAGTCGGCACTGCTGGAATGCATGGAGGAACACCAGGTCACCGTCGACGGCACCTCGTACACCCTCGATGAACCCTTCATGGTGGTGGCCACGCAAAACCCGATCGAGATGGAAGGGACCTATCCGCTTCCGGAAGCGCAGCGGGACCGCTTTATGGCACGGATTTCCATGGGTTATCCGGACAAGGACGCCGAGATGGAGATGCTGGAAACGCATCAGGCCACCTCCCCGCTGGCAAAGGTCACCGCCGTCGTCACCGCCGACGAGGTTGCCTCGATGATCGCAACGGTGCGGCAGGTGTACGTCTCGCAGGCGATCAAGGACTACACCGTGTCCCTGGGCCGCGCCACGCGGGAAAGCCCTCTGCTCCGGCTTGGCGCCAGCCCCCGGTCCATGCTCCAACTGCTGCGCGCGGCCAAGGCCACCGCAGCGCTGGAGGGCCGGGACTTCGTGCTGCCGGACGACGTCGTGGGCGTGGCGGAGGCCGTGCTGGCGCATCGGATCATCCTGGACCGCAAGGCCGCAGGCGCGGGCGAGACCGCCCAGGGTGTCATCCGTGCCGTGCTGGCGAAGATCCCGGTCAGCCCCGATCTGGCCGCCGCCCCCGGTGCTACGCTGCCGAACCGCCGCTAG
- a CDS encoding phospholipid carrier-dependent glycosyltransferase, translating to MGSVTQTPTRPVDAGSTGSAPPAPSTGRNLEGHRWISRPAEAFTPEALKDRLIGDIRSWRDHPPSLRLWFWLIPLITAVLGGVLRFVRLDSPRNLVFDETYYVKDAYSLLVSGYERAWPEKANDSFIAGNPGVLLDTPEYVVHPPVGKWMIAAGMWLFGADNPFGWRFGAALTGTLSIFLVALIAQKLLSSLTLGAVAGVLLAVDGHHLVMSRTSLLDIFLMFWVLAAFGALLLDRDDGRRRLAERLGRQGADVPDGRPGLLQLASGPWLGVRWWRLAAGICLGLAVGTKWSALFFLAGFGLLTVFWDLSARRIAGIHGWISGGILKDGIPAFLSIVPVAALVYAATWTGWFRSKDAYFRNWAGTVPSAEWGWLPNAVRSLAHYHLEAYKFHQGLSSDHPYEASAWSWLVLGRPTSFFYESPKQGSPGCNTASCTTAILSVGNPVIWWGAAVCLGVLLLWWAGRRDWRAGAVLAAVAAGYLPWFLYPERTMFYFYAVSFEPFLVLALAYCLGLVLGRRTDPLWRRRSGLYVVALFVVTAVIVSAFFYPVWTAETITYQDWRFRMWMPSWI from the coding sequence ATGGGCAGCGTGACGCAGACCCCCACGCGGCCTGTCGATGCCGGCTCCACCGGTTCGGCGCCCCCAGCCCCCAGCACCGGACGCAATCTGGAAGGGCACCGCTGGATCAGCCGCCCGGCGGAGGCGTTCACTCCCGAAGCCCTCAAGGACCGCCTGATCGGCGACATCCGAAGCTGGCGGGATCACCCGCCCTCGCTCCGGCTGTGGTTCTGGCTCATACCCCTCATCACCGCGGTTCTCGGCGGTGTACTGCGCTTCGTTCGGCTGGACTCGCCGCGCAACCTGGTCTTCGACGAGACCTACTACGTCAAGGACGCCTATTCGCTGCTGGTCTCCGGCTACGAACGGGCGTGGCCGGAGAAAGCCAACGATTCCTTTATCGCCGGCAATCCAGGGGTACTCCTGGATACCCCCGAGTACGTCGTCCACCCGCCGGTCGGAAAGTGGATGATCGCCGCCGGGATGTGGCTCTTCGGCGCGGACAACCCCTTCGGCTGGCGGTTCGGAGCAGCCCTGACCGGCACGCTGTCCATTTTCCTGGTGGCCCTCATCGCCCAGAAACTGCTCTCCTCCCTGACCCTCGGGGCCGTGGCCGGGGTGCTGCTGGCGGTGGATGGACACCACCTGGTGATGTCCCGGACCTCGTTGCTGGATATCTTCCTGATGTTTTGGGTTCTTGCCGCCTTCGGTGCTCTGCTCCTGGACCGCGACGATGGCCGCCGCCGGCTTGCCGAACGGCTGGGCCGGCAGGGGGCTGATGTGCCGGACGGCCGGCCCGGCCTGCTGCAACTGGCGTCGGGACCCTGGCTGGGAGTCCGCTGGTGGCGGCTCGCGGCCGGGATCTGTCTGGGACTGGCCGTCGGCACCAAGTGGTCTGCGCTGTTTTTCCTGGCCGGCTTCGGGCTCCTGACGGTCTTCTGGGACCTGAGCGCGCGGCGGATCGCGGGAATCCACGGCTGGATCAGCGGGGGAATTCTCAAGGACGGGATCCCGGCCTTCCTCAGCATCGTGCCGGTGGCCGCGCTGGTATACGCCGCCACCTGGACCGGCTGGTTCCGTTCCAAGGACGCGTACTTCCGGAACTGGGCCGGGACGGTCCCCTCAGCGGAGTGGGGCTGGCTGCCCAACGCCGTCCGGTCCCTGGCGCACTATCACCTGGAGGCCTACAAATTCCATCAAGGACTCAGCTCGGACCACCCCTATGAGGCCAGTGCCTGGAGCTGGCTGGTGCTCGGACGGCCCACCTCCTTTTTCTACGAGTCCCCCAAGCAGGGCAGCCCGGGGTGCAACACCGCCAGCTGCACCACGGCGATCCTGTCCGTGGGCAACCCGGTGATCTGGTGGGGTGCCGCCGTCTGCCTGGGTGTGCTGCTCTTGTGGTGGGCCGGGCGCCGGGACTGGCGGGCCGGAGCCGTTCTCGCGGCCGTGGCGGCCGGATACCTCCCCTGGTTCCTTTACCCGGAACGCACCATGTTCTATTTCTACGCGGTGTCCTTCGAGCCCTTCCTGGTGTTGGCCCTCGCCTACTGTTTGGGCCTGGTCCTGGGCCGGCGCACGGACCCGCTGTGGCGGCGCCGTTCCGGGCTGTACGTCGTGGCCCTCTTTGTGGTTACGGCCGTCATCGTCTCCGCGTTCTTCTATCCGGTGTGGACCGCCGAAACCATCACGTACCAGGATTGGCGGTTCCGGATGTGGATGCCGTCCTGGATCTAG
- a CDS encoding DUF58 domain-containing protein: protein MALTHRFPKDIFTTRGWGLLAAGGVFLLAAQTMGRRDLLALAILLVVLPLLSLAGTRLLKPNFSIFREFTPASVETAATATVRLAVARTGAGSGHALMEEHLPARFGQSPAFRFPARSATAATSRYEYHVRSNKRGQFRIGPVTAEFSDPFGLSLQRHAIDGGDILTVTPAAVELPATGLAGARGHDGVTATRIRANPSDDDVMTREYRHGDPMRRVHWAATARHGELMVRQEESVTTPEATIILDQRRSAFTRGTAGADGHEPVTSDAFEWAVTAAVSVGAHLAERNYALRFLDAAGEPAFRHSPSAPEPESEEYLGATGLQSIAESLAAIQLTGPHASRRDGAGAAGPRTGGHRHPAGAEAGPQPFDDRLMDKLAAHRMRGPVLAILGDITPAEARVLSPAAAFAANAFALVITERSAQPTDVLEILRLGGWRAVAVIPSTPLTAAWAAFDDGGTAPLAAAADVRRGTGARR, encoded by the coding sequence GTGGCACTGACGCACCGGTTCCCGAAAGACATTTTCACGACCCGGGGCTGGGGATTGCTGGCCGCAGGCGGGGTGTTCCTACTGGCGGCCCAGACAATGGGGCGCCGGGACCTCCTGGCACTGGCCATCCTCCTCGTCGTACTGCCGTTGCTCTCGCTGGCCGGAACCCGCCTGCTCAAGCCCAACTTCAGTATTTTCCGGGAGTTCACCCCGGCCAGCGTCGAAACGGCGGCCACGGCGACCGTCCGGCTGGCCGTGGCCAGGACCGGCGCGGGTTCGGGCCATGCGCTCATGGAGGAGCACCTGCCCGCCCGGTTTGGGCAGTCCCCTGCCTTCCGGTTCCCGGCCCGGTCGGCCACGGCCGCCACCAGCCGTTATGAATACCATGTGCGCTCCAACAAACGCGGCCAGTTCCGCATCGGGCCGGTCACGGCCGAGTTCAGCGATCCTTTCGGGCTCTCCCTCCAGCGGCACGCCATCGACGGCGGCGACATCCTCACCGTGACACCGGCCGCCGTCGAACTCCCGGCCACCGGCCTCGCCGGCGCCAGGGGCCATGACGGCGTGACCGCCACACGCATCCGGGCCAACCCGAGCGACGACGACGTCATGACCCGGGAATACCGCCATGGTGATCCGATGCGCCGCGTGCACTGGGCGGCGACGGCGCGGCACGGGGAACTGATGGTCCGTCAGGAGGAATCCGTCACCACCCCGGAGGCGACCATCATCCTGGACCAGCGGCGCTCCGCCTTTACCCGGGGCACCGCCGGCGCGGACGGCCATGAGCCCGTGACCAGCGACGCCTTCGAATGGGCCGTAACGGCTGCGGTGTCCGTTGGCGCCCACCTCGCCGAACGCAACTACGCGCTGCGTTTCCTGGACGCCGCCGGCGAGCCGGCGTTCCGCCATTCGCCGTCCGCTCCCGAGCCGGAATCGGAAGAGTACCTCGGCGCGACGGGGCTGCAATCAATCGCCGAGAGTCTGGCAGCCATCCAGCTCACCGGGCCTCACGCCAGCCGCAGGGACGGGGCGGGGGCCGCCGGGCCCCGGACGGGCGGGCACCGGCACCCCGCAGGCGCGGAGGCCGGGCCGCAGCCGTTCGACGACCGGCTTATGGACAAGCTGGCAGCCCACCGCATGCGCGGGCCGGTGCTGGCAATCCTCGGTGACATCACGCCGGCCGAGGCCCGGGTGCTGTCCCCGGCGGCGGCATTTGCGGCCAACGCCTTTGCGCTGGTCATCACGGAGCGGTCCGCGCAGCCGACGGACGTGCTCGAGATCCTGCGGCTCGGCGGCTGGCGGGCCGTTGCCGTGATCCCCTCGACGCCGCTGACCGCCGCATGGGCGGCGTTCGACGACGGCGGCACGGCGCCGCTGGCGGCCGCCGCGGACGTGCGGCGGGGGACGGGGGCCCGGCGATGA
- the rsmI gene encoding 16S rRNA (cytidine(1402)-2'-O)-methyltransferase, whose translation MVLAATPIGNAGDATYRLVELLTTADIVAAEDTRRLHRLVQNLGITVAGRIISYHEHNEAAKTGELLEQVRAGKTLVMVTDAGMPSVSDPGFRLVEGAVAAGLTVTAAPGPSAVLTALALSGLPTDRFCFEGFLPRKAGERSSRLADLDAERRTMVFFEAPHRLEPMLRALRERFGADRRAAICRELTKTYEEVIRGTLRELLEWAESNEVRGEIAVVVGGAPAREPGKPEDHVADVNALMAQGIRLKEAVAAVAEDAKISKRELYSAVLAAR comes from the coding sequence ATCGTGCTGGCGGCAACCCCGATCGGCAACGCCGGGGACGCGACCTACCGGCTCGTAGAGCTGCTGACGACGGCGGACATCGTTGCCGCCGAAGACACCCGGCGGCTGCACCGGCTGGTCCAGAACCTGGGCATCACCGTGGCCGGCCGGATCATCAGCTACCACGAGCACAACGAAGCCGCCAAGACCGGTGAACTCCTGGAACAGGTGCGGGCCGGGAAGACCCTCGTCATGGTGACCGATGCCGGTATGCCGTCCGTCTCGGACCCCGGCTTCCGTCTGGTCGAAGGGGCGGTGGCCGCCGGACTGACCGTTACCGCCGCGCCCGGGCCGTCCGCGGTGCTCACCGCGCTGGCGCTCTCGGGCCTGCCGACGGACCGGTTCTGCTTTGAGGGGTTCCTGCCCCGCAAGGCGGGGGAGCGGTCCTCCCGGCTCGCGGATCTCGACGCGGAACGGCGCACCATGGTCTTTTTCGAGGCGCCGCACCGCCTGGAGCCCATGCTCCGGGCGCTGCGGGAGCGGTTCGGCGCGGACCGGCGCGCCGCCATCTGCCGGGAACTGACCAAGACCTATGAGGAGGTCATCCGCGGCACCCTGCGCGAACTGCTTGAGTGGGCCGAGTCCAACGAGGTGCGGGGTGAGATTGCCGTCGTCGTAGGCGGTGCCCCGGCGCGGGAACCGGGCAAACCGGAGGACCACGTGGCCGACGTGAACGCGCTGATGGCGCAGGGTATCCGGCTCAAGGAAGCCGTCGCGGCCGTGGCGGAGGACGCCAAAATCAGCAAGCGCGAACTTTATTCCGCCGTGCTCGCCGCCCGGTAG